One window from the genome of Lacerta agilis isolate rLacAgi1 chromosome 16, rLacAgi1.pri, whole genome shotgun sequence encodes:
- the LAGE3 gene encoding EKC/KEOPS complex subunit LAGE3, which translates to MEGQAAAGGSAVSRPGLAFELRIPFPSPALAQIALGSLAPDPEPRKEGISKKLDVTEDILHVRWRADEARILRVSISSFLEHLSLVVETMDLFGPPVA; encoded by the exons ATGGAAGGACAGGCGGCGGCCGGAGGGAGCGCTGTGTCCCGGCCAGGCCTCGCCTT TGAGCTGAGGATCCCTTTTCCATCACCAGCATTGGCCCAGATTGCACTGGGCTCCCTGGCTCCTGACCCTGAGCCCCGCAAAGAAGGGATCAGCAAGAAACTGGACGTGACGGAGGACATCTTGCATGT tcgATGGAGAGCAGATGAAGCCCGCATTCTGCGTGTGTCCATCAGCTCATTCCTGGAGCATCTCTCCTTGGTGGTGGAAACTATGGACCTGTTTGGGCCTCCTGTGGCTTGA
- the UBL4A gene encoding ubiquitin-like protein 4A, with amino-acid sequence MLLTVKALQGRECSLQVSPDERISSLKRLVSEKLNVPVSQQRLLFKGKALADEHRLSDYSIGPESKLNLVIKPPEKASPEEPGRRAGPPQNPVIWHTLAQVLGRHFSVADAEKVLEQLQKDYERSLRLLSLDDIERLATRLLHPEVAEAVEMGFLD; translated from the exons ATGCTGCTTACGGTGAAGGCGCTCCAGGGCCGGGAATGCAGCCTCCAG GTCTCCCCAGATGAACGGATCTCCTCTCTCAAACGCTTGGTCTCCGAGAAGTTGAATGTCCCAGTATCCCAGCAGCGCCTGCTTTTCAAAGGCAAAGCTTTGGCAG ATGAACATCGTCTCTCTGATTACTCTATTGGACCCGAGTCAAAACTGAACCTTGTGATCAAGCCACCAGAGAAGGCATCGCCTGAGGAACCTGGCCGCAGAGCTGGTCCCCCACAGAATCCTGTCATCTGGCACACACTAGCCCAAGTCCTAGGCAGGCATTTCAGTGTagctgatgctgagaaggtgttGGAGCAACTGCAAAAG gaTTATGAGCGGAGCCTTCGATTACTGAGCTTGGATGACATTGAGCGCTTGGCCACACGCTTGCTTCACCCTGAGGTGGCTGAAGCTGTAGAAATGGGCTTTCTGGATTAG